The genomic interval CAGGCGGCGATCAGCGACCGTCGTCGACGTAGAAATCCAAGCATGTCACAGGGTCCTGCTGCTGGAAGTGCGAAAAGCCTACCAGGACTCAGGAACGTTTCAAGAACGCAAATGGTCGATAGCGCCGTGGTTCAGCGCGGCGCGCCGCTCAGGGCTTGGCGGCCTTGCAGGCCGGATTGAACGCCCAATTGCGGTCGACGCCGACGACGCAGAACTCGACGCCGTCGGTGAAGCCGGCAAGACCGCCATCCTCGATCACCGAGAAATACACCGGACGGGTCTTGCCGTCGTTCAGCAGCGCGTCGGCGGCACAGAAGCGGCGCGGAATGTTGTCGCTCTGCCAGGGGCGGAACGCGACGTCGCGGACCTTCGCATACGCAGTGATGCGCAGATCCGAATTCCAGAAGGTGCCTTCCTTCTCGGCGAACTGGTGGGTGATCGACGGCAGCGCCGCTTCGCACGGCGGCAGATTGCCGTCATAGCGCGGACCCGACAGCCAGAAGTTCATCTCCAGCGGATTGGCCGCCTGAGCGGTGGGTGCCAGCGCGAACAGGCCAAGCAGGGCCGCGACCGCGGCGACGGGCGTTTTCAACGTCGAAATGAATCGCATGGCTCATCCACCGGAATTCGATGCGGCGGACGGTGCCGCGAAGCCATGCCAAGGTCAAGTGCGGGCCGGCCACACCTCGGCAGAACCCCACGCGGAACGCGGGGCGTGTTCTTTCCATTCTCATGGCGGCGTTCTAGACTCGAACGCAGCGACAGAGGGAGATCACGATGCGATTGATGGGGGCTGCCGGCTTGGCCGTTCTGGGTGCGGTGCTGGCAAGCACGGCGGCGCGCGCCGATTATGTGCCGCCGTTCAAGGGCAATGATACCGGCGGAATCATCTCCACCAGCCTGATCGGCCACGCCGACGTCCGCGCCATGGCGGTCGATCACTGCGCCCGCTACGGCAAGGTGGTGAAGCTGCTCGGCGTGCAGGCCAATTACGGCGGCTACATCTCGTTCGCGTGCCGCTGGGTGCCGTATGGCGCCGACGAGCGGCCGCTGCGCACCAAATACTGATCGGAGCCGCAGCGATGAGCCGTCGCCATCTGTCTCGCATCTGGCTGCTTTCCTTGCTGCTCGCCGCGCCAGTGACGGCGGCGCAGGCGATCGACCTGCCGACCCGCAAGCCGGGACTGTGGGAGCTGAAGATGCAGGGCTCCGGCTCCGGGCAGAACGTCGCGATCCAGCACTGCACCGACGAGACCATCGACAAAAAGATGAACGCGGCGGTGCAGCCGCTGGCCACCGAAGCCTGCTCAGCGCCGACGATCCAGAAGACCGCGACCGGCTACACCAACGATTCGGTGTGCAAGGTCGCTGGAATGACCACGACCTCGCACGCTGAGATCACCGGTGACTTCAATTCGGCCTACACGGTCAAGGTGACATCGCAGAACGAGAACCCGCTGCCCGGCGTTCCCAAGGAGTCCGCCACGACGCTCGATGCGAAGTGGCTCGGCCCCTGCAAGGACGGCCAGAAGCCCGGCGACATCGTGATGCCCGGCGGGATCAAGATGAACATCGCCGACATGGACAAGCTGAAGGCGCTGTTGCCGAAGTCGAAGTGACGACCCCGGAAGCTGGCGTAAAAGTCACACCCGCCGACCTTCATCGGTACCTCCGTTGACAGCGGAGGCGCTTGCCGCAATGTTACATTGTAACGTTGCGTGGCGGGGGACGACGCCGGCACCGTGAGAGGCTGGGGCGGCATGGATTGGGTGCGGACGAACATCCGGTGGGGCGCGCGGCTGGCGTTGATCGCGCTCGCCCTGCAGTTCGCCGCCGCGTTCGGCCACTTCCACGGCTTCGAACCGCCTGCGCTGCAGATCGCCCAGGCTGACTCGGCCAATGGCCCAGCCGAACCTGATACCGACCACCACCATCCCGGCGCCGACCTCTGCGCGATCTGCGCAGTCGTCTCGATGGCGAGCCTGGCGCTGACCGCGATGCCGCCGGCGCTGCCGCCGCAGCAGGCGCATTCCTTCCACTACCGCCTCGCCGTCCTCGACGACGCCGAATTGTCGTCACCGCCCGCCGGCTTTCAGCCGCGCGGCCCCCCTTTGTCCTGACCGCCGATCCCTTGTGAATGCCGCGCCGAGCCGATCACCGGCGGCGCGCGGACCAACGTGATCGATCTGCGTCGCCGCAGATCCCGGCTCCGCTGCGAGCCGGCAGTCAGGACAGAACCATGTCATCTCGCCTCAAGACCGGGCTGCTGCTCGGCACCGCAACGCTCGCCGTGTGCAGCACCGGCGCGCCGGCAGCGCGCGCCCAAACCGCCCTCCCCGAAGTCACCGTCACAGCGCCGAGCCCGATTCAGCGCCGCCACCACACCGAAGCGAAGCCGCGTCCGGCGACGCGCGTCGCGGCTCCGGCAAGGCAGCGCGGCCCCGCACCCGCCGAGACGCCGCCCGTCGCCCAGGCCACCCCGGCGCCGCAGCCCGGCATCCTGCCGATCGTCACCGACCAGTTCGCCACCGTCACGGTGGTGCCGAACGAAGAAATCCGCCGCAGCGGCGGCGGCACGCTCGGCGACCTGCTCGGCAACAAACCCGGCATCAGCGCCTCGCAATACGCGCCCGGCGGCGCCAGCCGCCCGATCATCCGCGGCCTCGACGTCAACCGTGTCAGCATCATCGAGAACGGCACCGGCAGCAACGGCGCGTCCGACCTCGGCGAAGACCACTTCGTGCCGGTCGATCCGCTCTCCACCAATCAGGTCGAAGTGATCCGCGGCCCGGCCACGCTGCGCTACGGCTCGACCGCGATCGGCGGCGTCGTCAGCGCCACCAACAACCGGATTCCCGACGCGCTGCCGCCCTGCGCGCAGCCGTTCCAGAGCTATGGGCTGGCGAAGCCGCCGACGCTGTTCGGCGGCGCCGGCTGCATGAACGGCGAAGTCCGCAGCGCCGTCAGCTCGGTCGATCGCGGCGTCGAAGGCGCGGTGCTGCTCGATGCCGGCGGCAACAACGTCGCGGTCCATACCGACGTCTATGGCCGCAATGCCGGCGACTACAACGTGCCGAGCTATCCGTATGCGGCGCCCGGCATGCCGTTCAACGGTCGTCAGCCGAACTCCGCCGCGACTGCCGCGGGCGCCTCGGTCGGCGGCTCGTATCTGTTCGACGGCGGCTTCATCGGCGCGTCGATCACCCAGAACAATTCGCTGTATCACATCCCCGGTGTCGAAGGTTCGCAGGTCGGCACCCGGATCGACGCCAAGCAGACCAAGTTCAATGCCAAGGGCGAGTATCGCCCGGATGCGGCCGCGATCGACGCGATCCGGTTCTGGGTCGGCGCCACCGACTACAAGCACAACGAAGTCGGTCAGGCCACGGCCGGCGATCCGACCACCGACGGCGTGCGCCAGACCTTCACCAATCGTGAGCAGGAAGGCCGGCTCGAGGTGCAGCTCGCGCCGTTCAACGCCGGCTTCGCGGCGATCACCACCGCGGTCGGCATTCAGGCCAGCCATCAGGAACTGACGGCGCCGAGCCCGGACGATCCGGGCAGCCCGCTGAACGGTCTGTTCGATCCGAACAAGAACACCAAGGCGGCCGGCTACGTCTTCAACGAGCTGCAGTTCACCAACACCACCAAGGCGCAGGTCGCCGGCCGCATCGAGCATGTCGAGCTGTCCGGCACCACGCCGGCGTTCGTGCCGGAGATCTTCGACCTCAACACCGATCCGAGCGCGATCGGCCCCGCCACCCAGCGCAACCTGTCGTTCACGCCGAAGAGCTTCAGCGTCGGCCTGATCCAGGCGCTGCCGTGGGATCTGTCGGCGAGCATCACCGGGCAATATGTCGAGCGCGCGCCGAAGCCGGCCGAACTGTTCTCGCGCGGCGGCCACGACGCCACCGCCACCTTCGACATCGGCAATCCCAACCTGAAGATCGAAACCGCCAAGTCGGTCGAGGTCGGGCTGCGCCGCGCCACCGGACCGTTCCGGTTCGAGATCACCGCCTACTACACGCAGTTCAGCGGCTTCATCTATCGGCGGCTGACCGGCAACACTTGCGACGACGCCTCCTGCGTCGATCCAGGCACAGGCACGCTGGAATTGAACCAGGCGATCTACTCGCAGCGTGACGCCACCTTCAAGGGCGGCGAATTCCAGAGCCAGATCGACGTCGCCCAGCTCTATGGCGGCACCTTCGGCATCGAGAACCAGTTCGACATCGTGCGGGCGACCTTCGCGGACGGCACCAACGTGCCGCGAATTCCGCCGATGCGGGTCGGCGGCGGCCTGTTCTGGCGCGACGCCAACTGGCTGATGAAGGTCAACCTGCTGCACGCCTTCGCGCAGAACGACGTGGCGCCGATCGCCGAAACGACGACGCCCGGCTACAACCTGCTGAAGGCCGAAGTCAGCTACCGGACCAAGCTCGACCCCAACGCCTGGGGCGCGCGCGAGATGCTGGTCGGCATTGTCGGCAACAATCTGCTCAACGAAAACATCCGGATCGCGACGTCCTACAGCAAGGACAACGTGCTGATGCCCGGCATCGGCGTACGGGCGTTCGCGAACCTGAAGTTCTGAGCCAACGACGTCATTCCGGGGCGCTCACGAAGTGAGCGAACCCAGAATCCAGAAGTTGTGGGAACGCTCCCGTCTCCCCATCGAGATTCCGGGTTCGCGAGCTTCGCTCGCGCCCCGGAATGACGAACGAGATCAATTGCCGGCGCGCGCGAAAAACACGTCACCGGGCTCGGATGAAACCATGAACTGGGTGCGGACGCATATCCGACTGGGAACGCGGCTGGCGCTGGTTGCGCTGGCGCTGCACTTCGTCGTGGCGTTCGGTCACTTCCACCAGATCGTCACCCAGTCGGTCGTACTCGCGCTCACGGCCGCCGATCCGGCCACGCCCGACGGCGATCCTCAGTCCGACGACGATGCCGACGGTTGTACGGTCTGCGCCGTGATGGCGATGGCGGATGCGATGCTCGAGGCATCGCCGCCCTCGTTGCCGCTGCGGCAGGCCACCACGCTCGTGCACCGCGTCCCGGATCTCGTCCTGATCCGGTCCGGCGGCATCCGCACCGCCTTCGATCCCCGCGCTCCTCCCGCCTGCTGACATCGATCCCTGTGAGCCGGAGATCGCGCCATGCCGCGCGATCTCGATGTCAGCCAAGCCCGTCGACCATCGACGGCAAGCCATCGCCCGGACCCAGCGGCGACGATCAGCGTCGCCCGCGCCCGCATGGCTTCGAGGAGACCCACATGCTTTGTCACATCAAACGCGGCCTTGCGGCGTCGAGCTCAGCCACGCTGCTGTTAGCCGCTCTGAGTTCACCCGGTCTGGCCCAGAGCGCGGCGCCGGCCAGTCGCGGTGCGACACCGCTTCCGGAAATCGACGTGATCCAGCCGCAGCGTGCGCCCCACCCGGCTCGGCGTCCGAAGACTCAAACCGCGGCCCGGGCGCGGCGCGGAACGGCGACCGCCTCGCCGCAGCACGACAACCAAACGCCGCCGCAAACCGCGGCACAAGCCGTCGCGGCCAAACATGCGGGCTTCGATGCTGCGCGGCAGGCGATCTTCGCGCCGAATGGCGCCAGCGCCTTCGACGTCAATCACGAGGCCATCCTGGCACTGCCGCAAGGCGCCAATGCGACGCTCGACAAGGTGCTGCTGCAGGCGCCGGGCGTGTCGCAGGACTCCGCCGCGAGCGGCGATCTGCATGTCCGCAACGAGCACGCCAATGTGCAGTACCGCATCAACGGCATCGCGTTGCCCGACGGCGTCAGCGGCTTCGGCCAGATGCTCGACACCTCGCTGGTCGGGCGACTGACCCTGCTCACCGGCGCGCTGCCGGCGCAATACGGCCTGCGGACCGCCGGGGTCGTCGATATCACCACGCGCACCGACGCCTTCAACAACAGCGGTACCGTCAGCGTCTATGGCGGCAGCCGCCAGACCATCACGCCGAGCGTCGAATATGGCGGCACGGCCGGCAACACCCAGTACTTCGTCTCCGGCCGTTACTTCGGAACAGGCCTTGGGCTGGAAAACCCGACCTCGTCGCCGAACGCGATCCACGACGATTCCCAGCAGGGTAGAGGATTCGCGTATCTGTCGACCGTGATCGACGACACGACGCGGCTGACCTTCATCGGGGGCGGCTCGGCCAACAACTACCAGATCCCCAACAACCCGGGCCAGACGCCGGGCTTCACGGCGTTCGGCGTATCGAACTTCGACTCGGCGCGGCTCAACGAAACCCAGCGCGAGCGCAACGGCTTCGGCGTTCTGGCGCTGCAGAAGTCGATCAATGGCTTCGACCTGCAGCTATCGGCGTTCTCGCGCTATAGCACGCTGCACTTCACGCCCGACACGATCGGCGATCTGGTGTTCAACGGCGTCGCCTCGGACGTCTATCGCAAGAGCGTCGCCAGCGGCATCCAGGCCGACGGCTCGTACCGGCTCAGCGACGCACATACGCTGCGCGGAGGCTTCCAGGTCACCGCCGAGCAAAGCCGCGTGACCAACTCCTCGGTGGTGCTGCCGCTCGACGACAGCGGCAATCCGCTGGACGCGCCGTTCGGCGTCGTCGACTCCAGCAGCAAGCTCGGCTGGCTGTTCAGCACCTATCTGCAGGACGAATGGCGGGTCACCAACACGGTGACGCTGAACTCCGGCTTGCGGTTCGACCAGATGAACGAATACACGAGCGCCAACCAGCTCAGCCCGCGCATCAGCCTGACCTGGAAGCCGTTCGAGGACACCACGTTCCACGCCGGCTATTCACGCAACTTCACACCGCCCGTACAGGTGCTGGCGGCGCCCACCAATCTGGCGCTGGTGCAGAACACCACGCAGCAGCCCGCCGTCAACGCGAGCAGCCCGGTGCTGCCTGAACGCTCGAACGTGTTCGATGTCGGCGTCACGCAGAAGCTGCTGCCCGGCCTCGAAGTCGGCATCGACACCTACTACAAGACCGCGCGCGATCTGCTCGACGACGGCCAGTTCGGCGCCGCCTATGTGCTGTCGGCGTTCAACTACGACCGCGCCGAGAATGTCGGCATCGAGTTCAAGGGCGCGTACACCAGCGGCAACTTTCGGATCTACGGCAATCTGGCGCTGGCCCGGCAGATCGCCACCAAGGTCGTCTCCAACCAGTATCTGTTCGATCCGGACGAGCTCGCCTACATCGCCAGCAACTACATCTACACCGACCATGCCCAGCTGGTGACCGCTTCGGCCGGCGCATCGTATCGCTGGCACGACACCAATTTCAGCGCGTCGATGATCTACGGCAGCGGACTTCGCTCCGGCTTCGCCAATATCGGCTCGCTGCCGTCCTACACCCAGGTCAATCTCGGCGTGTCGCACGACTTCCATCTGGTGAGCGCCACCAAGCCGACCACGGTGCGGTTCGACGTCGTCAACCTGTTCGACAGCGTGTACGAAATCCGCGACGGCTCGGGGATCGGCGTGTTCGCGCCGCAATACGGTCCGCGGCGCGGCTTCTATGTCGGCCTGGCGCAGAAGTTCTGAAGCCGTCCCACAGCAAGGCGCGTCAGCGCGCCTTGCTCCAATCCGGGCGGATCGCGCCGCCGACGCCTTCGAACGCGCCTTCGGCGAGTTCGAGCACCAAGAGGCGAGCCGCATCGACCGGGCCGGGCATGGTGACGCGGCCTTTCGGAATCCGCTTGAAGCCGACCCGGCTGTAATACGGCTCGTCGCCGACCAGCACGATCAGCTTGTGGCCCTGCGCGCGCGCATCCGAGATGGCGCGGTCGAGCAGCAGCCGGCCGACGCCGCGCGAGCGGAACGGCGGCTCCACCGTCAGCGGACCGAGCAGCAGCGCCGGCGTGTCGCCGACCAGGATCGGCAACTGCCGCACCGAGCCGACCAGCAGCGTGCCGATCCAGGCGGTGAACGACAGCTCCGGGAGATGATCGACATGCTCGCGCAGCCGATAGGCGCTGAGCACGAAGCGGCCGGGCCCGAAGGTGCGCTCGTGCAGCCGCTCGATGGCCTGCGCGTCGTTCGGGGATTCGGGCAGAATGGTGAGTTTCAGATCGGACATGGCGGAGGCGAGATAGCACCGCCTCCGCATCAGGTCCATTGCTAGGCTAGAGCCGCTCGGGGATGCCGCCCCTCACCTTGGCACCGTCCGAGCCACCGGACGGCGCATCTTCATCTCCGGACGAGCGTTGGGCGGCGCCCTTGGCGCGCGCCACATAGACGGTCTGCGAGCCGGCGGCAAAGCCCGTACCGGCCGCTTCGACCAGCTCCAGGATTTTCAGCATCAGATCTTCCTGCACTTCCAGGAAGGTGTCGCCGTCCACCGCATGCACATAGGCAAAGATCTCGACCTTGAGGGCGGCCGGCGCCAGCCCGATGAGCCGCACCCGGGCCGGGTCGTTGTCGACGTCCGGATGGTCGAGCAGCATCTCCCGCAGCGAAGCCAGCAGCGTCCGGATCTGCTCGGAGGAGGTCTCGTAACGCAGCTCCAGAATCGGATGAAACCAGAACTTGTCGCGGCGGCTGAAATTCTCGATCTGCAGCGCCGCCAGCGCGCCGTTCGGCACCGTCACCACGGTGCGATCGAGGGTGCGGATGCGGGTCGAGCGCATCCCGATGTCTTCGATGGTGCCGGAGGTGTCGCCGAACTTGCAGAAATCGCCGACCCGCATCGGCTGGTCGGTGACCAGCGTCAGGCTGCCGACCAGATGTTCGATGGTCTTCTGCGCGCCCAGAGCGATCGCGATACCGCCGATACCGAGGGCGGCGAGGCCGGCG from Rhodopseudomonas palustris carries:
- a CDS encoding TonB-dependent receptor; this translates as MLCHIKRGLAASSSATLLLAALSSPGLAQSAAPASRGATPLPEIDVIQPQRAPHPARRPKTQTAARARRGTATASPQHDNQTPPQTAAQAVAAKHAGFDAARQAIFAPNGASAFDVNHEAILALPQGANATLDKVLLQAPGVSQDSAASGDLHVRNEHANVQYRINGIALPDGVSGFGQMLDTSLVGRLTLLTGALPAQYGLRTAGVVDITTRTDAFNNSGTVSVYGGSRQTITPSVEYGGTAGNTQYFVSGRYFGTGLGLENPTSSPNAIHDDSQQGRGFAYLSTVIDDTTRLTFIGGGSANNYQIPNNPGQTPGFTAFGVSNFDSARLNETQRERNGFGVLALQKSINGFDLQLSAFSRYSTLHFTPDTIGDLVFNGVASDVYRKSVASGIQADGSYRLSDAHTLRGGFQVTAEQSRVTNSSVVLPLDDSGNPLDAPFGVVDSSSKLGWLFSTYLQDEWRVTNTVTLNSGLRFDQMNEYTSANQLSPRISLTWKPFEDTTFHAGYSRNFTPPVQVLAAPTNLALVQNTTQQPAVNASSPVLPERSNVFDVGVTQKLLPGLEVGIDTYYKTARDLLDDGQFGAAYVLSAFNYDRAENVGIEFKGAYTSGNFRIYGNLALARQIATKVVSNQYLFDPDELAYIASNYIYTDHAQLVTASAGASYRWHDTNFSASMIYGSGLRSGFANIGSLPSYTQVNLGVSHDFHLVSATKPTTVRFDVVNLFDSVYEIRDGSGIGVFAPQYGPRRGFYVGLAQKF
- a CDS encoding TonB-dependent receptor — protein: MSSRLKTGLLLGTATLAVCSTGAPAARAQTALPEVTVTAPSPIQRRHHTEAKPRPATRVAAPARQRGPAPAETPPVAQATPAPQPGILPIVTDQFATVTVVPNEEIRRSGGGTLGDLLGNKPGISASQYAPGGASRPIIRGLDVNRVSIIENGTGSNGASDLGEDHFVPVDPLSTNQVEVIRGPATLRYGSTAIGGVVSATNNRIPDALPPCAQPFQSYGLAKPPTLFGGAGCMNGEVRSAVSSVDRGVEGAVLLDAGGNNVAVHTDVYGRNAGDYNVPSYPYAAPGMPFNGRQPNSAATAAGASVGGSYLFDGGFIGASITQNNSLYHIPGVEGSQVGTRIDAKQTKFNAKGEYRPDAAAIDAIRFWVGATDYKHNEVGQATAGDPTTDGVRQTFTNREQEGRLEVQLAPFNAGFAAITTAVGIQASHQELTAPSPDDPGSPLNGLFDPNKNTKAAGYVFNELQFTNTTKAQVAGRIEHVELSGTTPAFVPEIFDLNTDPSAIGPATQRNLSFTPKSFSVGLIQALPWDLSASITGQYVERAPKPAELFSRGGHDATATFDIGNPNLKIETAKSVEVGLRRATGPFRFEITAYYTQFSGFIYRRLTGNTCDDASCVDPGTGTLELNQAIYSQRDATFKGGEFQSQIDVAQLYGGTFGIENQFDIVRATFADGTNVPRIPPMRVGGGLFWRDANWLMKVNLLHAFAQNDVAPIAETTTPGYNLLKAEVSYRTKLDPNAWGAREMLVGIVGNNLLNENIRIATSYSKDNVLMPGIGVRAFANLKF
- a CDS encoding DUF3617 domain-containing protein, translating into MSRRHLSRIWLLSLLLAAPVTAAQAIDLPTRKPGLWELKMQGSGSGQNVAIQHCTDETIDKKMNAAVQPLATEACSAPTIQKTATGYTNDSVCKVAGMTTTSHAEITGDFNSAYTVKVTSQNENPLPGVPKESATTLDAKWLGPCKDGQKPGDIVMPGGIKMNIADMDKLKALLPKSK
- a CDS encoding GNAT family N-acetyltransferase, with the protein product MSDLKLTILPESPNDAQAIERLHERTFGPGRFVLSAYRLREHVDHLPELSFTAWIGTLLVGSVRQLPILVGDTPALLLGPLTVEPPFRSRGVGRLLLDRAISDARAQGHKLIVLVGDEPYYSRVGFKRIPKGRVTMPGPVDAARLLVLELAEGAFEGVGGAIRPDWSKAR